A genomic segment from Sphingopyxis sp. DBS4 encodes:
- a CDS encoding VOC family protein produces MIRIHHVGYVVRDLNAYAASLPGLEFEAEVVDEIQNARIALYRVGDASRIELIQPLGESAFTWAHLNRSGEGLHHICYEGIGADAIDDYLRQHRLMRVRGPVHAVLFDRNVLFAVTRQRAIVEFIL; encoded by the coding sequence GTGATCCGTATCCACCACGTCGGCTATGTGGTTCGGGATCTCAACGCCTATGCGGCCTCTCTGCCAGGTCTCGAGTTCGAAGCGGAGGTCGTGGACGAGATACAAAATGCCCGTATCGCGCTGTACCGCGTCGGAGATGCGTCACGGATAGAGTTGATTCAGCCGCTCGGCGAAAGCGCCTTCACCTGGGCGCATCTCAACCGATCGGGTGAAGGGCTGCACCATATCTGCTATGAGGGTATTGGCGCGGATGCAATCGACGACTATCTGCGGCAGCACCGGCTGATGCGCGTTCGCGGGCCGGTTCATGCCGTCTTGTTCGACCGGAACGTGCTATTCGCTGTGACAAGGCAGCGGGCTATTGTGGAGTTCATCCTATGA
- a CDS encoding acetyltransferase, with amino-acid sequence MTKLVLIGGGGFAKEVHEIADLAGHEVVGYVADTKGVANLPRLGTIDDLDELRSKFDHLAIGFGAVDRRSLGRRAQVIGELEAKGFTFQSLVSPHAVVSRGAEIAAGAVVAHGVVISVDAKIGAHAILNTSAIVGHDAVIGERTIVAPNAFVGGAASIGRDCLIGPSSVVLEGRAVSDEVIVSLGSLVLRNVDKGMTILPNRSQPRR; translated from the coding sequence ATGACCAAACTCGTCCTGATCGGCGGCGGCGGCTTCGCCAAGGAAGTGCATGAAATCGCAGACCTGGCTGGGCATGAAGTCGTGGGCTATGTGGCGGATACCAAAGGTGTCGCGAATTTGCCCCGTCTTGGCACGATCGACGATCTGGACGAGCTACGATCGAAATTCGACCATCTCGCCATAGGGTTCGGTGCGGTCGATCGCCGTTCGCTGGGACGCAGAGCCCAGGTGATCGGCGAACTCGAGGCCAAGGGCTTCACCTTCCAGTCGCTTGTCTCGCCCCATGCGGTCGTTTCGCGCGGTGCCGAGATCGCCGCCGGAGCGGTCGTAGCGCATGGCGTGGTCATCAGCGTCGATGCAAAAATCGGCGCTCACGCCATCCTCAATACCTCGGCCATCGTCGGTCATGATGCGGTAATCGGCGAACGCACGATCGTAGCGCCGAATGCCTTTGTCGGCGGGGCAGCTTCCATCGGCCGCGATTGCCTCATCGGTCCCAGTTCGGTGGTCCTGGAAGGCCGCGCCGTCTCTGACGAAGTCATCGTTTCGCTGGGTAGCCTCGTTTTGCGGAACGTCGACAAGGGTATGACGATCCTGCCCAATCGCTCGCAGCCAAGACGATAA